Proteins co-encoded in one Deltaproteobacteria bacterium genomic window:
- a CDS encoding DUF2236 domain-containing protein, translated as MIVTRQDLETSLARVRAEVSDPRAGIYGPGSQAWAINRHAALFVAGGRAALLQLAHPFVAAAVAEHSATRADPLGRFVRTFGAVYAMVFGDWDGAERAARRVFAIHCRIRGRLPEAAGRWPRGTAYAANDVGALLWVHATLIDSAVCAYELAVGRLPAEARDRYWRQSRRFAYLFGIPPDALPADWPAFERYMAEMVASDALAVTRAAADIARLLFLPRRRAMVPAMRWIEIVTAGLLPARFRAPFGLRFGPAERAVFAATGPALRAAHRLAPPSVRYVPAYRSARRRLAGRPPAVAAERWARRLLAFGLAGAREAR; from the coding sequence ATGATTGTGACTCGGCAGGATCTCGAAACGTCCCTGGCGCGCGTTCGCGCCGAGGTGAGCGATCCGCGCGCCGGGATCTACGGCCCGGGCTCGCAGGCGTGGGCGATCAACCGGCACGCGGCGCTGTTCGTGGCGGGCGGCCGGGCGGCGCTGCTGCAGCTCGCGCATCCGTTCGTCGCGGCGGCGGTGGCCGAGCATTCGGCGACGCGGGCCGACCCGCTCGGGCGGTTCGTGCGCACGTTCGGCGCGGTGTACGCGATGGTGTTCGGCGACTGGGACGGCGCCGAGCGGGCGGCGCGCCGGGTGTTCGCCATCCACTGCCGGATTCGCGGCCGGCTGCCCGAGGCGGCGGGGCGGTGGCCGCGCGGGACCGCCTATGCGGCCAACGACGTCGGCGCGCTGTTGTGGGTGCACGCGACGCTGATCGACTCGGCGGTGTGCGCGTACGAGCTGGCCGTCGGTCGGCTGCCGGCCGAGGCGCGCGACCGCTATTGGCGCCAGTCGCGGCGGTTCGCGTACCTGTTCGGCATCCCGCCGGACGCGCTGCCGGCCGACTGGCCGGCGTTCGAGCGCTACATGGCCGAGATGGTGGCGTCCGACGCCCTCGCCGTGACGCGGGCCGCGGCGGACATCGCGCGGTTGTTGTTTTTGCCGCGGCGCCGGGCGATGGTGCCCGCCATGCGATGGATCGAGATCGTGACCGCGGGGCTGCTGCCGGCGCGGTTCCGCGCGCCGTTCGGCCTGCGGTTCGGCCCGGCCGAGCGCGCGGTGTTCGCGGCCACGGGGCCGGCGTTGCGCGCGGCGCATCGGCTCGCGCCGCCGTCGGTACGTTATGTGCCGGCTTATCGAAGCGCGCGGCGCCGGCTCGCCGGCCGGCCGCCGGCGGTCGCAGCCGAAAGGTGGGCGCGCCGGTTGCTCGCGTTCGGCCTCGCCGGCGCGCGGGAGGCGCGGTGA
- a CDS encoding sodium:proton antiporter: MGGRTLKVIQELSLPLIAGVVAALVWANVDPHGYHALIHEPIAGGVSLHFLVNDIFMALFFGIAAGEITESCLPGGALNPPRRAVNPLLGTVGGVLGPIAVFFAWMAITGDHSLRNGWGIPTATDIAIAWLVARVAFGARHPAVSYLLLLAVADDGIGLAIIAVFYPDPHHPVQPIYLLIVAAAMGAAYALRRRKVASFWPYVLGPGVVSWWGLHLTGVHPALALVPIVPMLPTSGIDLGLFEDAEDAMPDPLNRFTHTFKLPVDLGLFAFGLANAGVELSSVGNATAAVAIALAVGKTCGVFSFAILAHRLGFPLPTGIDLRTLVLAGMTAGLGLTVALFVAGVAFTDPHLQGAAKMGALLSVVVAPVVITLARVLRIERWTDARAPDADGGDPAYASGDEHRDVASL, encoded by the coding sequence GTGGGCGGTCGCACGCTGAAAGTCATCCAGGAGCTGTCCCTGCCGCTGATCGCCGGCGTGGTCGCCGCGCTGGTGTGGGCCAACGTCGACCCGCACGGCTACCACGCGCTGATCCACGAGCCGATCGCGGGCGGCGTGTCGCTGCACTTTCTGGTCAACGACATCTTCATGGCGCTGTTCTTCGGCATCGCCGCCGGCGAGATCACCGAATCGTGCCTGCCCGGCGGCGCGCTCAACCCGCCGCGCCGCGCGGTCAACCCGCTGCTCGGCACCGTCGGCGGCGTCCTCGGACCGATCGCCGTCTTCTTCGCGTGGATGGCGATCACCGGCGATCATTCCCTCCGCAACGGCTGGGGGATTCCGACGGCGACGGACATCGCCATCGCATGGCTCGTCGCGCGAGTCGCGTTCGGCGCGCGCCATCCGGCGGTGAGCTATCTGCTGCTGCTCGCGGTGGCCGACGACGGCATCGGGCTCGCGATCATCGCCGTGTTCTACCCCGACCCGCACCACCCGGTGCAGCCGATCTACCTGCTGATCGTCGCCGCCGCCATGGGCGCCGCCTACGCGCTGCGCCGCCGCAAGGTCGCCAGCTTCTGGCCGTACGTGCTCGGGCCGGGGGTGGTGAGCTGGTGGGGCCTGCACCTCACCGGCGTCCACCCGGCGCTCGCGCTGGTGCCGATCGTGCCGATGTTGCCGACGTCCGGCATCGACCTCGGCCTGTTCGAGGACGCCGAAGACGCCATGCCCGATCCGCTCAACCGGTTCACCCACACGTTCAAGCTGCCGGTCGACCTCGGCCTGTTCGCGTTCGGGCTCGCCAACGCCGGCGTCGAGCTGTCGTCGGTCGGCAACGCGACCGCCGCGGTCGCGATCGCGCTCGCCGTCGGCAAGACCTGCGGCGTGTTCTCGTTCGCCATCCTCGCCCACCGGCTCGGCTTCCCGCTGCCGACCGGGATCGATCTGCGCACTCTGGTTCTCGCCGGCATGACGGCCGGGCTCGGGCTCACGGTCGCCCTGTTCGTCGCGGGCGTCGCGTTCACCGACCCGCACCTGCAGGGCGCCGCGAAGATGGGCGCGCTACTGTCGGTCGTCGTCGCCCCGGTCGTCATCACGCTCGCGCGCGTGTTGCGCATCGAGCGGTGGACCGACGCGCGCGCGCCGGATGCTGACGGCGGCGACCCGGCGTATGCTTCGGGCGATGAGCACCGAGACGTGGCGTCGCTGTAG
- the yhbY gene encoding ribosome assembly RNA-binding protein YhbY, with amino-acid sequence MALTGKQRRFLRARGHGLAAVVLVGKEGLTGALVAAVDRALLDHELVKVRIGTNAMVDRHDAAAELAERTGAEVAQVLGNTVLLYRPHPEEPVLRLP; translated from the coding sequence GTGGCGCTCACCGGCAAGCAGCGGCGGTTTCTGCGCGCGCGCGGCCACGGGCTCGCGGCGGTGGTGCTCGTCGGCAAGGAGGGCCTCACCGGCGCCCTGGTCGCGGCGGTCGACCGCGCGCTGCTCGACCACGAGCTGGTCAAGGTCCGGATCGGGACCAACGCGATGGTGGACCGCCACGATGCGGCGGCGGAGCTGGCCGAGCGGACCGGAGCCGAGGTGGCACAGGTGCTCGGCAACACGGTGCTGCTGTACCGGCCGCACCCGGAAGAGCCCGTGCTGCGGCTGCCGTAG